From Geomonas agri, one genomic window encodes:
- a CDS encoding chemotaxis protein CheD: MKVEKYQNGERVTIAPGEFYVTGKPGVITTLLGSCIAACLYDPNRRLIGMNHFMLSNPRYSKELPLNITDAGRYGIHAMDLLINAMMAKGTDRSHIRAKIFGGATIINPGANADNFFCVGQVNCRFILQYLEQERIPIDAMDIGGDFGRVIHFSNGDFAVHRRKVDSSRSNKLAERDRYCWQRAIEQQQAALPEVELW, translated from the coding sequence ATGAAAGTGGAGAAATACCAAAACGGTGAGCGGGTCACCATCGCGCCGGGCGAATTCTACGTGACCGGTAAGCCGGGGGTGATCACCACCCTGCTCGGCTCCTGCATCGCCGCCTGCCTCTACGACCCGAACCGGCGCCTGATCGGCATGAACCACTTCATGCTGAGCAACCCGCGCTACTCCAAGGAACTGCCGCTCAACATCACCGACGCGGGACGCTACGGCATCCACGCCATGGACCTGCTCATCAACGCCATGATGGCCAAGGGGACCGACCGCTCCCATATCAGGGCCAAGATCTTCGGGGGTGCCACCATCATCAACCCGGGCGCCAACGCGGACAACTTCTTCTGCGTGGGGCAGGTCAACTGCCGGTTCATCCTGCAGTACCTGGAACAGGAACGGATACCGATCGACGCCATGGACATCGGCGGGGACTTCGGGAGGGTGATCCACTTCTCCAACGGCGATTTCGCCGTGCACCGGAGGAAGGTGGACTCAAGCCGCAGCAACAAACTGGCCGAACGCGACCGCTACTGCTGGCAAAGGGCCATCGAGCAGCAGCAGGCCGCACTCCCAGAGGTCGAACTTTGGTGA
- a CDS encoding J domain-containing protein has translation MTYKELQLALAVFGLEERATLRQIKSRHRDLVKRHHPDLGAPADSEEMRKVNAAYRVLLDYLADYRFSFSEEEFYEQNPDEQLRRQFFDDPLWGSKG, from the coding sequence ATGACCTACAAGGAGTTGCAACTGGCGCTGGCGGTGTTCGGCCTGGAAGAGCGGGCGACCCTCAGGCAGATCAAGAGCCGGCACCGCGATCTGGTGAAAAGACATCACCCCGACCTGGGAGCGCCGGCGGACAGCGAGGAGATGAGGAAGGTCAACGCCGCCTACCGGGTACTGCTCGACTACCTGGCTGACTATCGTTTTTCCTTTTCAGAAGAGGAGTTCTACGAGCAGAACCCGGACGAGCAACTCAGGCGCCAGTTCTTCGACGACCCGCTCTGGGGTAGCAAAGGTTAG
- a CDS encoding SRPBCC family protein, with translation MKMYLLKQEQLLPMSLQQAWEFFVHPGNLPRITPPDLGFKITGALPEKMHAGMIVTYTVTPFLGLAVNWVTEITHLQEPHFFVDEQRFGPYRMWHHQHIFTETPQGTLMTDLVHYVLPLGILGRVAAPLVTRRVRAIFEYRREALARELGFGR, from the coding sequence ATGAAGATGTATCTCTTGAAGCAGGAACAGCTGCTGCCCATGTCGCTGCAACAGGCGTGGGAGTTTTTCGTGCACCCCGGCAACCTGCCGCGCATCACGCCCCCCGACCTCGGCTTCAAGATCACCGGCGCACTCCCGGAGAAGATGCACGCCGGGATGATCGTGACCTACACGGTGACCCCGTTTCTGGGGCTGGCGGTCAACTGGGTCACCGAGATCACCCACCTGCAGGAGCCGCACTTCTTCGTGGACGAGCAGCGCTTCGGGCCGTACCGGATGTGGCATCACCAGCACATCTTTACCGAGACGCCGCAGGGGACGCTGATGACCGACCTGGTGCACTACGTGCTCCCGTTGGGCATCTTGGGACGGGTCGCGGCGCCGCTGGTGACGCGCCGGGTGCGCGCCATCTTCGAGTACCGCCGCGAGGCCCTGGCCCGCGAACTCGGCTTTGGCCGGTAG